In a single window of the Halobaculum lipolyticum genome:
- a CDS encoding glycoside hydrolase family 16 protein has product MDRRRFLRRSGIAVGTLGALATVSGTDRASAQSDPAPGGPPDGDEWAVSFEDTFDAGSLDTETWEIGWGWGRGTTTSNTQIVPENVRVSDGRLRFVGTHDGPEVRSGAVNTQDTVTFGPGSYLEARIRFADRMGFHNAFWSKPNDETWPPEIDVVEQWHSDRTVEPARHSHHHLHYSSSTEPGDDSSYEDVGVAYEPGDDVTENFHVYGVEWRTDRIVHYVDGEPVRRWTDPTVLRAMERGAPFYLMLNLNINSVGTADLDEEWGEEMVVDWVRLWEPGEQADDGHYFWVRSPGDQPAKFAFRVAGGTVELDATDTDVDYWVAEDGTVGGGTVTRASSLPGFRYDGDLVDFNYRGDVEVFIDDSRRDPEALVDESTPGPPLL; this is encoded by the coding sequence ATGGACCGAAGACGATTCCTCCGCCGGAGCGGCATCGCCGTCGGAACGCTGGGCGCCCTCGCGACCGTTTCCGGGACCGACCGAGCGAGCGCTCAATCCGATCCCGCCCCCGGCGGGCCGCCCGACGGCGACGAGTGGGCGGTGTCGTTCGAGGACACGTTCGACGCCGGCTCGCTGGACACGGAGACGTGGGAGATCGGGTGGGGGTGGGGGCGCGGGACGACCACGAGCAACACGCAGATCGTCCCCGAGAACGTGCGGGTCTCCGACGGCCGGCTCCGGTTCGTCGGTACCCACGACGGTCCCGAGGTGCGCTCGGGCGCCGTGAACACCCAAGACACCGTGACGTTCGGTCCCGGGAGCTACCTCGAAGCGCGGATCCGGTTCGCCGACAGGATGGGGTTCCACAACGCGTTCTGGTCGAAACCCAACGACGAGACTTGGCCCCCGGAGATCGACGTGGTCGAGCAGTGGCACAGCGACCGCACCGTGGAGCCGGCGCGCCACAGCCACCACCACCTCCACTACTCGTCGTCGACGGAGCCGGGCGACGACAGCAGTTACGAGGACGTCGGGGTGGCGTACGAGCCGGGCGACGACGTGACCGAGAACTTCCACGTGTACGGCGTCGAGTGGCGGACCGACCGGATCGTCCACTACGTCGACGGCGAGCCGGTGCGACGGTGGACGGACCCGACGGTGCTCCGGGCGATGGAGCGCGGCGCGCCCTTCTACCTGATGTTGAACCTCAACATCAACAGCGTCGGCACCGCCGACCTCGACGAGGAGTGGGGCGAGGAGATGGTCGTCGACTGGGTCCGCCTGTGGGAGCCGGGCGAGCAGGCCGACGACGGGCACTACTTCTGGGTGCGCAGTCCCGGCGACCAGCCGGCGAAGTTCGCCTTCCGGGTCGCCGGCGGCACCGTCGAGCTGGACGCCACGGACACCGACGTGGACTACTGGGTCGCCGAGGACGGTACGGTCGGCGGCGGGACGGTCACGCGGGCGAGTTCGCTCCCGGGGTTCCGCTACGACGGCGACCTCGTCGACTTCAACTACCGAGGGGACGTCGAGGTGTTCATCGACGACAGCCGGCGCGACCCCGAGGCGCTGGTCGACGAGTCGACGCCGGGACCGCCGCTGTTGTGA
- a CDS encoding FkbM family methyltransferase: MLADRLAAVARDRALAATARLVTGTSVGSRLYGACWRAWLALGRAERSLAVGDASATFPTATRSEHVRVGRLGGERHVVRAFLDAVEPGDVVWDAGACVGTYACLAADAGATVVAFEPDPANRARLRGNLARNAPEGDWRVVAVALADGDDEVAVLRSQFREVGSGHHYLLPESLGATAADGPGTAGPDTDATRRGGADPDADERRLPVAAGDALVGRGVPAPDAIKLDVQGAEGLALAGLRETLAGVRVALVEVHDRKCRRYGTDPATIRPTLERAGFAVERLPPPRTNRDGVSFLLAIRE; encoded by the coding sequence ATGCTCGCGGATCGCCTCGCGGCCGTCGCACGGGACCGGGCGCTCGCGGCGACGGCGCGGCTGGTGACCGGGACGAGCGTCGGATCCCGGCTGTACGGCGCCTGCTGGCGGGCGTGGCTCGCGCTCGGTCGCGCCGAGCGGAGCCTCGCCGTCGGCGACGCGTCGGCGACGTTCCCGACGGCGACCCGCTCGGAGCACGTCCGCGTCGGCCGGCTGGGCGGCGAGCGACACGTCGTTCGCGCGTTCCTCGACGCGGTCGAGCCGGGCGACGTCGTCTGGGACGCCGGCGCCTGCGTCGGCACGTACGCCTGTCTGGCCGCCGACGCGGGGGCGACGGTGGTCGCGTTCGAGCCGGACCCGGCCAACCGGGCGCGGCTCCGCGGGAACCTCGCGCGCAACGCCCCCGAGGGCGACTGGCGGGTCGTCGCGGTCGCGCTCGCCGACGGCGACGACGAGGTGGCGGTGCTCCGGTCGCAGTTCCGCGAGGTCGGCAGCGGCCACCACTACCTCCTCCCGGAGTCGCTCGGCGCGACCGCCGCCGACGGTCCCGGGACCGCCGGCCCGGACACGGACGCCACCCGGCGCGGAGGCGCCGACCCGGACGCCGACGAGCGACGCCTCCCGGTCGCCGCGGGCGACGCGCTCGTCGGGCGAGGGGTTCCGGCGCCGGACGCGATCAAGCTGGACGTCCAAGGGGCGGAGGGACTCGCGCTCGCGGGGCTCCGCGAGACGCTCGCCGGGGTGCGCGTGGCGCTCGTCGAGGTCCACGACCGGAAGTGTCGGCGCTACGGCACCGACCCCGCGACGATCCGGCCGACGCTCGAACGGGCCGGCTTCGCCGTCGAGCGGCTCCCGCCGCCGCGGACGAACCGCGACGGCGTCTCCTTCCTCCTCGCGATCCGCGAGTAA
- a CDS encoding ATP-grasp domain-containing protein, giving the protein MPDPPETDGVLVPESNSAKSLTCVRSLGSRGIRVVVAAEDPARSPAAASRYCDETVTVPSPHENLLAYKNALLSFAARSDIATVIPNREEDAFVLSRYRSAFAEHVAPIWPSFEALATAQDGYALAGAAAEAGVPAPETALFDDVTDWDRELILKARYAVLTDAYVDHLGPTECEGQIPPRQHAPGPPPDREAVLDHMLGHVPVVQEYVPIETEYSVRALYDDGEAVLTSVRRQDRGMSYAGGASVFRQLVDEPELEALARRLLDHLDWHGLATVQFIEAADTGEYRLLEINPRTWTSIPCDVRAGADYPYAVWQLAVGDRDGIDTDHEIGYATHLLYGELSYLRSVLVDDYPNVERPTVARSLWDVASSVYRHPNFDFVARDDPRPFLRAVRNRIAGGR; this is encoded by the coding sequence ATGCCCGACCCGCCGGAGACCGACGGCGTACTCGTCCCGGAGTCGAACTCGGCCAAGAGCCTGACGTGTGTCCGATCGCTCGGCTCGCGAGGGATCCGCGTCGTCGTCGCCGCCGAGGACCCGGCGCGGTCGCCGGCGGCCGCCTCCCGCTACTGCGACGAGACGGTGACGGTGCCGTCGCCCCACGAGAACCTGCTCGCGTACAAGAACGCGCTGTTGTCCTTTGCGGCGCGCTCGGACATCGCCACGGTGATCCCGAACCGGGAGGAGGACGCGTTCGTGCTCTCGCGGTACCGCTCGGCGTTCGCCGAGCACGTCGCGCCGATCTGGCCGTCGTTCGAGGCGCTCGCGACCGCCCAGGACGGCTACGCGCTGGCGGGGGCGGCCGCCGAGGCGGGCGTCCCCGCGCCCGAGACGGCGCTGTTCGACGACGTGACCGACTGGGACCGGGAGCTGATCCTGAAGGCGCGCTACGCCGTGTTGACCGACGCGTACGTCGACCACCTCGGCCCGACCGAGTGCGAGGGCCAGATCCCCCCGCGACAGCACGCGCCCGGCCCGCCCCCGGACCGGGAGGCGGTGCTCGACCACATGCTCGGCCACGTCCCGGTCGTACAGGAGTACGTCCCCATCGAGACGGAGTACTCGGTGCGGGCGCTGTACGACGACGGCGAGGCGGTGCTGACGAGCGTCCGCCGGCAGGACCGCGGCATGAGCTACGCCGGCGGCGCGAGCGTGTTCCGCCAACTCGTCGACGAACCGGAGTTGGAGGCGCTCGCGCGCCGGCTCCTCGACCACCTCGACTGGCACGGACTCGCCACCGTCCAGTTCATCGAGGCGGCCGACACCGGCGAGTACCGGCTGCTGGAGATCAATCCCCGGACGTGGACCTCCATCCCGTGTGACGTGCGCGCCGGGGCCGACTACCCGTACGCCGTCTGGCAGTTGGCCGTCGGCGACCGCGACGGCATCGACACCGACCACGAGATCGGGTACGCCACCCACCTCCTGTACGGCGAACTCAGCTACCTCCGGAGCGTGCTGGTCGACGACTACCCGAACGTCGAGCGGCCGACGGTCGCCCGGAGCCTGTGGGACGTCGCCTCCTCGGTGTACCGCCACCCGAACTTCGACTTCGTCGCCCGCGACGACCCGCGGCCGTTCCTCCGGGCGGTCCGCAACCGGATCGCGGGGGGACGATGA